One segment of Pseudophryne corroboree isolate aPseCor3 chromosome 10, aPseCor3.hap2, whole genome shotgun sequence DNA contains the following:
- the ALDH4A1 gene encoding delta-1-pyrroline-5-carboxylate dehydrogenase, mitochondrial, with product MLQLRSALSRSCAGLRRHHCAVADVKNEPILEFRHGSPEREALHKALHNLQNKTEEIPCVVGGEEVWTKDVRYQVSPFNHSHKVAKYCYADKDLLNRAINSALSARKEWDLRPVEDRAQIFFKAADLLSGPRRAEVLAKTMIGQGKTAIQAEIDAAAELIDFLRFNAKYALELQHQQPISVPVSTNKMVYRGLEGFVAAVSPFNFTAIGGNLAGAPALMGNVVLWKPSDTAILSSYAVYKAMREAGLPPNIIQFVPADGPVFGDTVTASEHLGGINFTGSVPTFKRLWKQVAENLDRYRTYPRLAGECGGKNFHFVHKSADLESAVNGAIRSAFEYSGQKCSACSRMYVPDSLWPQIKARLLEEHGKIKVGNPADDFSTFMSAVIDEKSFRRIQGWIKHAEQSPNLTILAGGTCSDKEGYFVEPTIIESKDPKEKIMLEEIFGPVLAVYVYPENKYKEVLQLIDSSSPYGLTGAVFAQDKNVVREATEILRNAAGNFYINDKSTGAVVAQQPFGGSRASGTNDKPGGVHYILRWTSPQVIKETHVPLTEWKYPYMQ from the exons ACTGCGCCGGCATCACTGCGCGGTGGCCGACGTGAAGAATGAGCCCATCCTGGAGTTCAGGCACGGCAGCCCCGAGCGAGAGGCTCTCCACAAA GCGCTACACAACCTTCAGAACAAGACGGAGGAGATCCCGTGTGTGGTCGGGGGAGAAGAGGTGTGGACGAAGGATGTACGATACCAGGTTTCG CCTTTCAATCATTCGCACAAAGTCGCCAAATACTGCTACGCGGACAAG GACTTGCTCAACAGAGCCATCAACTCCGCGTTGTCCGCACGCAAGGAATGGGACCTCAGGCCGGTAGAAGATCGCGCTCAGATTTTCTTCAAAGCCGCTGATCTACTTAGCGGACCCAGAAGAGCAGAGGTCCTGGCAAAGACCATGATTGGACAG GGTAAAACTGCGATTCAGGCTGAGATTGACGCTGCCGCCGAACTTATCGACTTCTTACGATTTAACGCCAAGTATGCCCTGGAGCTACAACACCAGCAACCGATTAGCGTTCCCGTCAGCACCAACAAGATGGTATACCGGGGCCTAGAG GGTTTTGTCGCCGCAGTCTCTCCATTTAACTTCACCGCTATTGGGGGGAACCTGGCAGGAGCCCCGGCCTTGATG GGTAACGTGGTGCTGTGGAAACCCAGCGATACGGCTATTTTGTCCAGTTACGCCGTGTACAAGGCTATGCGGGAAGCCGGCCTTCCTCCCAACATTATACAGTTTGTCCCGGCGGACGGTCCGGTCTTTGGCGATACGGTTACAGCTTCAGAGCACCTAGGTGGAATTAACTTCACCGGGAGCGTGCC AACCTTCAAGCGCCTCTGGAAACAGGTAGCAGAGAACCTTGACCGGTACCGGACGTACCCTCGTTTAGCGGGAG AATGCGGAGGAAAAAACTTCCATTTTGTGCACAAATCTGCCGATTTGGAAAGTGCGGTGAACGGCGCGATCCGATCGGCCTTCGAGTACAGCGGTCAGAAGTGCTCTGCCTGCTCCCGAATGTACGTTCCCGACTCTCTGTGGCCCCAGATCAAAGCCCGACTGCTGGAAGAACACGGCAAGATCAAAGTGGGAAAC CCTGCAGATGACTTCAGCACCTTCATGTCTGCCGTTATTGATGAGAAG TCGTTCAGGCGGATACAGGGATGGATAAAGCACGCCGAGCAGTCGCCCAACCTCACTATCCTGGCCGGAGGCACCTGCAGCGACAAAGAGGGGTATTTCGTGGAGCCCACTATAATCGAGAGCAAAGATCCCAAGGAGAAAATAATGTTGGAG GAAATATTCGGACCAGTGCTAGCAGTTTACGTGTATCCAGAAAATAAATACAAAGAGGTTCTGCAGCTGATAGACTCCAGTTCCCCATATGGCCTCACGGGGGCAGTGTTTGCCCAGGATAA GAACGTTGTGCGTGAGGCGACAGAGATCCTGCGGAACGCGGCTGGTAACTTCTATATCAACGACAAATCCACAGGGGCGGTGGTGGCCCAGCAGCCGTTTGGAGGGTCCCGGGCgtcgg GTACGAACGACAAACCCGGTGGCGTACACTACATCCTGCGCTGGACCTCGCCCCAAGTCATCAAAGAAACCCACGTCCCCCTGACGGAATGGAAGTACCCTTACATGCAGTGA